A portion of the Bacillus sp. SM2101 genome contains these proteins:
- the yjcZ gene encoding sporulation protein YjcZ, which translates to MVDGYGSGFGSMFAFVIVIFVLLIIVGCVCTGFY; encoded by the coding sequence ATGGTGGATGGTTATGGTTCTGGATTTGGTTCAATGTTTGCTTTTGTCATAGTCATTTTTGTTCTGTTAATTATTGTAGGTTGTGTATGTACAGGATTTTATTAA
- a CDS encoding MarR family transcriptional regulator has translation MNQEKLKKTIERFEIASFTVSKKIGAEIKEQIQDVITSDQHLILRYIHKFGPCISTELSEIFNVQKSAITAIINRLVEKGYIKRSRDDHDRRVIYLSTTEEGEKIYQYTEQKVNKIVGAYLSNFDDEEIHSFLNTYEKLMYLVNK, from the coding sequence ATGAACCAAGAAAAGTTAAAGAAAACGATAGAACGCTTTGAAATTGCATCATTTACCGTGTCGAAAAAGATTGGTGCTGAAATCAAAGAGCAAATTCAAGATGTCATTACGAGTGATCAACATTTAATTCTTCGTTACATTCATAAATTTGGACCTTGTATCTCTACAGAATTATCTGAAATTTTTAATGTTCAAAAAAGTGCTATAACAGCTATAATCAATCGACTAGTTGAAAAGGGGTATATTAAAAGGTCACGGGATGATCATGACCGTCGTGTCATATATTTGTCTACCACTGAGGAAGGAGAGAAGATTTATCAATATACAGAACAGAAAGTGAATAAAATAGTTGGTGCTTATTTAAGTAATTTTGATGATGAAGAAATTCATTCCTTTCTAAATACTTATGAAAAATTAATGTATTTAGTAAATAAATAA
- a CDS encoding S16 family serine protease, whose protein sequence is MIEFFEALPLILYLFGAYLLLSGIKSIFEERTYKKYKILTRILLGNLVLYWSFSSPFYYYIYTEGQATSLESKIRQEYRMKDSHFSKLTIFTYPGVKQKDLTIIKQITKETNTDINIILPLTKSIVSSAIDKSKESKVNGYKEGMNFASSFLNREIPEDIIIMKDGETGGSDGMIMTLELIHQLGDKDLIKGRKIAGTGTINNKGEVGSIDGLEIKIEAAAKSGYEFCIIPKSMENKGKKIVEENNYSIQLISVKTIEEAYDYLTSK, encoded by the coding sequence TTGATAGAATTTTTTGAAGCATTACCTTTAATATTATATTTGTTTGGCGCCTATTTGCTTTTAAGTGGAATTAAAAGCATTTTTGAAGAGAGAACATACAAAAAATATAAAATATTAACGAGGATTTTGTTAGGTAATCTAGTGCTATATTGGTCGTTTTCTTCACCCTTTTATTATTATATATATACTGAAGGGCAAGCAACTAGCCTAGAAAGTAAAATAAGACAAGAATATAGAATGAAAGACTCGCATTTTAGTAAATTAACTATTTTTACATATCCAGGGGTAAAGCAGAAAGATTTGACAATAATTAAACAAATAACAAAGGAAACTAATACAGATATTAACATAATATTACCTCTTACAAAGTCCATTGTTTCATCTGCAATTGACAAAAGTAAAGAAAGCAAAGTAAATGGATATAAAGAGGGAATGAACTTTGCGAGCTCATTCTTAAATCGTGAAATTCCTGAAGATATTATAATAATGAAGGATGGTGAAACTGGTGGTTCTGACGGTATGATAATGACTCTAGAATTGATACACCAACTTGGAGATAAAGACTTAATCAAAGGGCGAAAAATCGCAGGAACAGGAACTATAAACAACAAAGGTGAGGTAGGTAGTATAGATGGGTTAGAAATTAAAATAGAGGCAGCAGCAAAATCCGGTTATGAATTTTGTATAATTCCAAAATCGATGGAGAATAAAGGGAAGAAAATAGTTGAAGAAAATAATTACAGCATCCAATTAATCTCAGTTAAAACGATTGAAGAGGCATATGATTATTTAACGAGTAAATAA
- the cspD gene encoding cold-shock protein CspD — translation MVQGKVKWFNSEKGFGFIEVEGGDDVFVHYSAISGDGFKTLEEGQEVSFEIEEGSRGPQATNVQKF, via the coding sequence ATGGTACAAGGTAAAGTTAAATGGTTTAACTCAGAAAAAGGTTTTGGATTTATCGAAGTTGAAGGTGGAGACGATGTATTCGTACATTACTCAGCTATTTCAGGTGACGGATTCAAAACTTTAGAAGAAGGTCAAGAAGTATCATTTGAAATTGAAGAAGGTAGCCGTGGACCACAAGCTACAAACGTTCAAAAATTCTAA
- a CDS encoding lyase family protein, with translation MMAIGQRSETDFLGTKGIPEAAYYGLQTLRAIEMFPITGYRVHTSLIKGIAIVKKATALANVKIGVLDKQIGQAIVQATDEIIIGKLHDQFIVDPIQPGACASLNMNANEVIANRALEIIGREKGDYSFISPNSHVNMSQSTGDVFPTSFRLATLDMIDQLITTMRNMEQVIIQIVNKFEQLFHFSDTHLHDVFPIRLGLEFENYRNMIQHDIIRITNSKDQLFKIHIGAKSIGTRLKEVTIFSDLVVDNISQISGFQLKKTEQILDANEHTVVYSDVIEALKNNMINISKICNDLRLMSVGSNAGLYRKSLSATSEMSGQINPVISEIINHITNHVVGNDLNIGMSTETGKYGLHVMEPVLVFNLIQSINMMRNGFNVFTNYCLKRVEADEMKIMKNIERNVPSLTALTPYLGHEKTSQIARQAILTGKCVRAVCLKLDVLTEEQLDHILDPMKLKNPGVV, from the coding sequence ATGATGGCAATAGGCCAAAGGAGCGAAACAGATTTTCTAGGTACGAAGGGTATTCCAGAAGCTGCATATTACGGATTACAGACGTTGAGGGCAATAGAGATGTTTCCGATCACAGGATATCGGGTACATACTTCATTAATAAAAGGAATCGCTATAGTTAAAAAAGCTACAGCTCTAGCTAATGTTAAAATTGGCGTATTAGATAAACAGATAGGACAAGCTATAGTTCAAGCTACAGATGAGATTATTATTGGTAAGTTGCATGATCAATTCATCGTAGACCCAATACAACCTGGTGCTTGTGCTTCACTTAATATGAACGCTAATGAAGTCATTGCTAATCGAGCGCTTGAAATTATCGGAAGAGAAAAAGGTGATTATTCATTTATTAGCCCAAATAGCCATGTAAACATGTCTCAATCAACGGGTGATGTGTTTCCTACTTCGTTTCGATTAGCTACACTTGATATGATAGATCAACTAATAACAACGATGAGAAATATGGAGCAAGTTATAATACAAATTGTAAATAAATTTGAACAATTATTTCACTTTAGTGACACACACCTACATGATGTTTTCCCTATACGTTTAGGACTAGAATTTGAAAACTACCGAAACATGATCCAGCACGATATTATAAGAATTACTAACTCAAAAGATCAATTATTTAAGATTCATATCGGGGCAAAATCCATAGGAACAAGGCTAAAAGAAGTAACTATTTTTAGCGATCTAGTTGTTGACAATATATCACAAATTAGTGGATTTCAACTGAAAAAGACCGAACAGATCCTTGATGCGAATGAACATACAGTTGTATATTCTGATGTGATTGAAGCTTTAAAAAATAACATGATAAATATATCTAAAATATGTAACGACCTAAGGTTAATGTCGGTTGGATCAAACGCTGGCCTATATAGAAAATCTTTGTCTGCTACATCTGAAATGTCAGGACAAATCAACCCAGTTATAAGCGAAATCATCAATCATATTACTAACCATGTTGTTGGCAATGATCTGAATATTGGAATGTCAACTGAAACAGGAAAATATGGTTTACATGTGATGGAGCCTGTATTAGTTTTTAATTTGATTCAATCAATCAATATGATGAGGAATGGATTTAATGTTTTTACAAATTATTGTTTAAAAAGAGTTGAAGCTGATGAAATGAAAATAATGAAGAATATCGAAAGGAATGTTCCAAGCCTAACTGCACTAACACCATATTTAGGTCATGAAAAAACATCACAAATTGCTAGGCAGGCTATTTTAACTGGCAAATGTGTGAGAGCTGTTTGTTTAAAGTTAGATGTGTTAACAGAAGAACAATTGGATCATATTCTTGATCCTATGAAACTGAAAAATCCAGGAGTTGTTTAA
- a CDS encoding glutamate-5-semialdehyde dehydrogenase, with protein sequence MSEVKKKAYLAKEASHQLASITTEQKNKALTAIADALVHNEKSIIEANKIDLMNGKQNGLSKSLQDRLALSTDRITAIADGLRQIVDLKDPIGKTIDEFQPTNGLCINKVTVPIGLIGMIYEARPNVTVDAAGLCLKSGNAVILRGGTSALSSNIRIVEIMHDVLDKTDIPKDVIQLISNPDRSSVNEMLILNGLVDVVIPRGGASLIQNVIQNATVPVIETGAGICHTYIDKEANPTMATNIVLNAKVQRPSVCNAMETLLLHKQFAETHFPSLANLYREEKVHLKGCAKAKQIVPWINDATEDDYNTEYNDYTLNIKIVEHIEEALIHIKTYGTHHSECIVTENSQHAELFLHAVDAAAVYHNASTRFTDGFEFGFGAEIGISTQKLHVRGPMGLEALTSTKYRIYGNGQTKK encoded by the coding sequence ATGAGTGAAGTGAAAAAGAAAGCTTATCTTGCAAAAGAAGCTTCTCATCAACTGGCTAGCATCACAACTGAACAGAAAAACAAGGCATTAACTGCGATAGCAGATGCACTTGTCCACAATGAGAAGTCTATTATTGAAGCAAATAAAATAGATCTAATGAACGGTAAACAAAACGGTTTAAGTAAGTCTCTACAAGATAGGTTAGCATTAAGCACTGATCGAATTACAGCGATAGCAGACGGCTTAAGACAAATCGTGGATCTTAAAGACCCTATAGGAAAAACAATAGATGAATTTCAACCAACTAATGGTCTATGTATAAATAAAGTCACAGTCCCAATAGGTTTAATTGGCATGATTTATGAGGCACGCCCTAATGTTACAGTAGATGCAGCTGGTCTATGTTTAAAAAGTGGAAATGCAGTCATATTACGAGGCGGGACATCGGCCCTATCTTCTAACATACGTATTGTAGAAATCATGCATGATGTACTTGATAAAACGGATATACCGAAGGATGTTATCCAACTAATATCAAATCCAGACCGATCTTCTGTTAATGAAATGTTAATATTAAATGGCTTAGTAGATGTCGTAATTCCTAGAGGAGGTGCTTCTCTTATTCAAAATGTAATACAAAATGCCACTGTACCAGTTATTGAAACAGGTGCGGGGATTTGTCATACGTATATTGATAAAGAAGCCAATCCTACTATGGCAACAAACATTGTCTTAAACGCAAAAGTTCAACGTCCATCAGTATGTAACGCTATGGAAACACTTTTACTTCATAAACAATTTGCAGAAACTCATTTTCCTTCGCTTGCAAACTTATATCGTGAAGAAAAAGTTCATTTAAAAGGTTGTGCAAAAGCAAAACAAATCGTCCCATGGATTAATGACGCAACAGAAGATGATTACAACACAGAATACAATGATTACACACTAAATATAAAAATTGTTGAGCATATTGAAGAAGCATTAATCCATATCAAAACATATGGAACACATCATTCTGAATGTATAGTAACAGAAAATAGTCAACATGCTGAGTTGTTCTTACATGCTGTAGATGCTGCAGCTGTTTATCATAATGCATCTACTAGATTTACAGACGGTTTTGAATTTGGTTTTGGAGCAGAAATTGGGATTAGCACACAAAAATTGCACGTTCGAGGACCTATGGGACTAGAGGCATTAACATCAACTAAATATCGAATTTATGGTAATGGTCAAACAAAAAAATAA
- the proB gene encoding glutamate 5-kinase yields MQQRIVVKIGSSSLTTADGELSKQKIAYFANEMFELYKSGYKIILVTSGGVAAGFKQIGYKSRPKQLFEKQAAAAVGQALLMQAYNDVFSKHNCTTAQILLTRANFTNRKQMHNASMAIEELLRQKTIPIINENDTVSVEELNFGDNDTLSALVANLVKANQLLIFTDTDGLYTADPRKDGNAKKIDVVEEITEDMFNNAGDAGSSVGTGGMRSKIEAARIAMRGGVLVFVGRAREYLDMMKAVNGNGKGTYFHTHLNNLPMKKQWVGFHSMSHGTITVDNGAEHALSSCGKSLLPVGVTTVEGDFDPGHVVEVINENEHVIGRGVVNYASWQLKAVVGLSTEEVKNRIDVQRIEVIHRDEWVTL; encoded by the coding sequence ATGCAACAAAGAATTGTAGTTAAGATTGGTAGTAGCTCTCTTACAACAGCTGATGGAGAACTAAGCAAGCAAAAAATAGCGTATTTTGCTAATGAAATGTTCGAGCTTTATAAGTCTGGTTATAAAATAATATTAGTTACTTCCGGTGGAGTTGCTGCTGGGTTTAAACAAATCGGATATAAGAGTCGACCAAAACAATTATTCGAAAAACAAGCTGCTGCTGCTGTAGGCCAAGCATTGTTAATGCAAGCATACAATGATGTATTTTCTAAACACAACTGTACCACAGCACAAATATTACTAACACGTGCGAACTTTACAAATCGTAAACAAATGCATAATGCATCAATGGCAATTGAGGAGCTTTTACGGCAAAAAACCATTCCAATAATCAACGAAAACGATACAGTTTCTGTAGAGGAATTAAATTTTGGTGATAATGATACTTTATCTGCTCTTGTTGCCAACTTAGTAAAAGCAAATCAGTTACTCATATTTACAGACACCGATGGTTTATATACCGCAGATCCACGTAAGGATGGAAATGCAAAGAAAATTGATGTTGTTGAAGAAATTACTGAAGATATGTTTAATAATGCAGGTGACGCTGGTTCATCAGTTGGTACAGGAGGTATGCGTTCAAAAATTGAAGCTGCAAGAATCGCAATGCGCGGAGGAGTATTGGTGTTTGTCGGAAGAGCCCGTGAATATTTAGATATGATGAAAGCTGTAAACGGTAATGGCAAGGGAACATATTTTCATACACACTTGAATAATCTTCCAATGAAAAAACAATGGGTTGGCTTTCACTCCATGTCACATGGCACTATTACTGTTGATAATGGAGCAGAACATGCGCTATCTTCTTGTGGTAAAAGTCTTCTGCCAGTTGGAGTGACTACAGTCGAAGGTGATTTCGATCCCGGGCATGTTGTAGAAGTAATAAATGAAAATGAACATGTCATCGGACGTGGGGTTGTAAACTATGCATCTTGGCAGTTGAAAGCGGTAGTCGGACTTTCAACAGAAGAAGTAAAGAATAGAATAGACGTACAACGTATAGAGGTCATTCATCGGGATGAATGGGTTACGCTGTAA
- a CDS encoding MMPL family transporter produces the protein MKYVLKGKWIVILAWVVLVTSLMLLAPSFVDLVREKGELTMPEQYSSGLANKILDEQGVSGEQIVLVFYDENTLSTADIAEAEVAVKILDTKKEQLGITEMLSHFHEQELKDQFVSEDGKTILVTLTVDSMNRQPIEIKNDLYDVINHIKVDHFYTGSMIINEDVIVNSEEGLKKTEFITVGFILLVLIFVFRSLIAPFIPLVTVGLTYLASQSIVAFLIDGFNFPVSTFTQIFLVAILFGIGTDYCILLLSRFKEEISKHEDVSDAIVETYRTAGKTVIFSGIAVMIGFASIGFSTFKLYQSASAVAVGIAVLLVALFTVVPFFMSLLGEKLFWPVKKSIEHRESKLWDKAGQFTFKRPIIALVTVLVIVTPFLIFYENKLSFNNLDELGDDFNSVKAFQIISDSFGPGESLPTTIVIKNDEPMGDLESISIIEKISREVASVNGVASVRSITRPIGKPLEELFVQNQLAELNGGLAEGNDGIQLISEGLQEASTLMSQNTPKLSEATDGISDLINGTNELKSGVAGLAEGLKSIEQGMWDSSYGASQLKGGLMELQHNAQILANSQSELLNGYNEIANGLTSFSAGYEEIEVNLENLQLALANVSSQFSDITEKYPDLAEDPQFIAITSTINEVYGGLTELGTGLQQLNIEFINVVESVELANIGFDEAIKGQEALADGFAGFIDNIGQLASGLSGLAAGQESIIVSLPGVSSGIEQIVVGQQELRDGFQDLGGQITQLTDGLDQSVTGLNEVYTGLETATDYLAELSAAPDEALTGWYLPNDVLEDNDFSRVFETYMSADQKTVTIDVIFNEHPYSEAALSQIEYIEEAIYRGINGSKLENATFGIGGETGINADLKKMSSEDFLRTVCIMIIGIFIMLTILLRSLIMPIYIILSLILTYFTSVAFAEILFVDILGYAGVSWAVPFFAFVMLVALGVDYSIFLMDRFNENKSLSVKEAMQYAMKNMGTVIISAALILGGTFAAMIPSGVLSLIQIATILLVGLLLYACVVLPLFIPVMVNTFGTANWWPFKKDNSF, from the coding sequence ATGAAGTATGTTTTAAAAGGAAAGTGGATAGTTATACTAGCCTGGGTAGTGCTTGTAACGTCACTTATGCTATTGGCACCCAGCTTCGTTGATCTAGTTCGAGAAAAAGGGGAACTAACTATGCCTGAACAATACTCTTCAGGCTTAGCAAATAAAATTCTTGATGAGCAAGGTGTATCTGGTGAACAAATCGTCCTCGTATTTTATGACGAAAACACTCTTTCAACGGCTGATATAGCTGAAGCGGAAGTTGCAGTAAAAATATTGGATACAAAGAAGGAACAACTCGGCATCACTGAGATGCTCTCCCATTTTCACGAGCAAGAGTTAAAAGATCAATTTGTATCAGAAGATGGTAAAACAATATTAGTAACATTAACTGTTGACAGTATGAATCGTCAGCCTATAGAAATTAAAAATGATTTATATGACGTCATCAACCATATTAAGGTAGATCATTTTTATACAGGCTCCATGATCATAAACGAGGACGTGATTGTAAACTCTGAAGAAGGACTGAAAAAAACAGAGTTCATAACAGTCGGATTTATTTTGTTGGTGCTAATATTTGTTTTTAGATCACTCATTGCGCCATTTATTCCACTCGTCACAGTAGGGCTTACATATTTAGCATCTCAGTCAATCGTCGCATTCTTAATTGATGGTTTTAACTTCCCAGTTTCAACGTTTACGCAAATTTTTCTCGTTGCAATTCTGTTCGGGATCGGAACGGATTACTGTATTTTATTGTTAAGTAGATTTAAAGAGGAAATATCAAAGCATGAAGATGTCTCAGATGCCATAGTTGAAACGTATCGCACTGCTGGTAAAACTGTTATTTTCAGTGGGATAGCTGTAATGATTGGTTTTGCTTCTATTGGATTTTCAACATTTAAGCTATATCAATCTGCTTCAGCGGTTGCAGTTGGCATCGCGGTATTGCTTGTTGCATTATTTACTGTTGTTCCATTCTTTATGAGTCTATTAGGTGAAAAACTATTTTGGCCAGTGAAAAAATCAATTGAACATCGCGAAAGCAAACTTTGGGATAAAGCTGGACAGTTTACCTTCAAACGACCTATTATCGCTTTAGTTACAGTACTGGTCATTGTCACTCCATTTCTCATTTTTTATGAAAACAAACTTTCCTTTAACAACTTAGATGAATTAGGTGACGATTTCAATTCAGTGAAAGCCTTTCAAATTATTTCAGATAGCTTTGGACCTGGAGAATCTTTACCGACGACTATCGTCATTAAAAATGATGAGCCGATGGGCGATTTAGAATCAATTTCCATTATTGAAAAAATTAGTAGAGAAGTAGCTTCAGTAAATGGAGTAGCTTCAGTTAGAAGTATTACTAGACCAATTGGAAAGCCACTTGAAGAGTTATTCGTTCAAAATCAACTAGCGGAACTAAATGGTGGATTGGCGGAAGGCAATGACGGAATTCAGCTGATTAGTGAAGGTTTACAAGAAGCTAGCACCTTAATGTCACAAAATACACCTAAGTTGAGTGAAGCTACTGACGGTATTAGTGATTTGATTAACGGCACAAATGAATTGAAAAGTGGTGTAGCAGGGCTTGCAGAGGGCTTAAAATCAATTGAACAAGGAATGTGGGATAGTTCATACGGGGCAAGCCAATTAAAGGGTGGGCTAATGGAGTTACAGCATAATGCTCAAATATTAGCAAACTCACAATCTGAACTACTCAATGGATACAATGAGATTGCAAATGGACTAACTAGTTTTTCAGCAGGTTATGAAGAAATTGAAGTTAATCTAGAAAACCTTCAGTTAGCTTTAGCAAATGTGAGCAGCCAATTCTCAGATATAACAGAAAAATATCCTGATCTAGCGGAAGACCCACAATTTATAGCAATCACTAGTACAATTAATGAAGTTTATGGTGGTTTAACAGAGCTTGGTACAGGTTTACAACAATTAAATATCGAATTTATAAATGTTGTTGAAAGTGTTGAACTAGCAAATATAGGATTTGATGAAGCGATTAAAGGTCAAGAAGCATTGGCTGATGGGTTTGCAGGCTTCATTGACAATATCGGACAATTAGCTTCGGGTTTATCTGGGCTAGCAGCGGGGCAAGAGAGCATAATCGTTTCTCTTCCAGGTGTTAGTAGTGGAATCGAACAAATTGTTGTTGGTCAGCAGGAATTAAGGGACGGTTTTCAGGATCTAGGTGGTCAAATCACTCAGCTGACAGATGGTTTAGACCAAAGTGTTACTGGCTTAAATGAAGTTTATACGGGATTGGAGACGGCAACGGACTACCTAGCTGAATTGTCTGCTGCTCCTGATGAAGCTTTAACAGGTTGGTATTTACCAAATGATGTATTAGAAGATAATGATTTTAGTCGTGTATTTGAAACCTACATGTCGGCTGATCAAAAGACCGTTACTATTGATGTGATTTTTAATGAACACCCATACTCAGAGGCTGCGCTAAGCCAAATTGAATATATTGAGGAAGCAATATATCGAGGTATAAATGGTAGTAAATTAGAAAATGCAACGTTTGGCATAGGTGGAGAAACAGGTATTAATGCAGATTTGAAAAAAATGTCATCAGAAGACTTTTTGCGTACTGTCTGTATTATGATCATTGGCATCTTTATCATGCTAACGATTTTATTAAGATCATTAATTATGCCAATCTATATCATTTTATCATTAATATTAACATATTTTACTTCGGTAGCCTTTGCAGAAATTTTATTTGTGGATATATTAGGCTATGCAGGAGTAAGTTGGGCTGTACCATTTTTTGCCTTCGTTATGTTAGTTGCTTTAGGTGTAGATTATAGCATTTTCTTAATGGATAGATTTAATGAAAATAAATCTTTATCAGTAAAAGAAGCTATGCAGTATGCAATGAAAAATATGGGGACAGTAATTATTTCAGCTGCACTTATATTAGGAGGAACTTTTGCAGCTATGATACCTTCAGGGGTTCTTTCACTCATACAAATTGCAACGATATTGTTAGTCGGCTTATTATTATACGCATGTGTCGTATTACCATTATTCATTCCAGTGATGGTAAACACGTTTGGGACTGCCAACTGGTGGCCATTTAAAAAGGATAATAGTTTCTAG
- a CDS encoding sigma 54-interacting transcriptional regulator, with product MEKVIVMSLGRETNKYICRQVREITGHRIEVKGYCIGDTVDEDFSNCIVVNSVDLQIDNLRLIKIPQHVKHIYAKRVINHQFLKELIDIPAGTDVLLVNDHKDSSLHVIKQLKNYGIDHINYHPYYPGIKQYKQLTLAITPGETKWIPDCVNKVIDIGIRKLDITTIIEILQELNLLSESSEVLSSDYVSEIIKLSKKLTKISEESEQIKNMFQTIIDNTNDGIIYLNSKGEISVVNELMQSILGEEKDIILGKRIEEVLPSLHIWQVEEVDREIMKISEREVVVKKVPVKKNAYIVGYLITFEDVMEIKNIEYELRRRMRKTDHNATYIFEDIIGNSDMIVKNINLAKRLSLSSSTVLIQGESGTGKEFFAQSIHNFSKRKKGPFVAVNFAALPVNLLESELFGYEEGAFTGAVKGGKVGLFELAHGGSIFLDEIGDTPLELQSRLLRVLQEKDVRRVGGSKRIPIDVRVIAATNKDLKEEVAKGKFRQDLFYRINVLPLYSPSLRERREDIPLLLAHYLKRFSNGKNIPLDCFFDDETISYLVGYHWPGNVRELVNVIEYLVNIKNPSIRIQVTDLPGYVLSERFDDLCTENDRFIDEDMLWLLNKINERNGIGRRALTDLAKSEGIDLGESKIRRLLKKMYNLELIHSYTGMKGTVVTEKGVATLSSLKL from the coding sequence GTGGAGAAAGTAATAGTCATGAGCCTAGGTAGAGAAACAAATAAATATATTTGTAGACAAGTACGAGAAATAACTGGCCATCGTATTGAAGTAAAAGGGTATTGTATAGGCGATACGGTAGATGAGGATTTCTCAAATTGTATAGTTGTAAATTCGGTAGATTTACAAATAGATAATTTAAGATTGATCAAAATACCACAGCATGTAAAGCATATTTATGCAAAGCGAGTTATCAATCATCAATTTTTAAAAGAATTGATAGATATACCAGCTGGTACTGATGTATTACTAGTGAATGATCATAAGGACTCAAGTTTACACGTTATTAAACAATTAAAAAATTATGGTATCGATCACATCAATTACCATCCTTATTATCCAGGAATCAAACAATATAAACAATTAACACTAGCTATTACACCAGGTGAAACAAAATGGATTCCTGATTGCGTTAACAAAGTGATTGATATTGGAATAAGAAAATTAGACATAACAACAATTATAGAAATACTCCAAGAATTAAATTTACTGTCAGAAAGTAGTGAAGTGTTATCATCTGATTATGTAAGTGAAATAATAAAATTATCAAAAAAATTAACAAAAATTTCTGAAGAATCAGAGCAGATTAAAAATATGTTTCAAACGATAATAGATAATACGAACGATGGGATTATTTACTTAAATTCAAAGGGAGAAATATCTGTAGTAAATGAATTAATGCAATCAATTTTAGGAGAAGAAAAGGATATCATCTTAGGAAAAAGAATTGAGGAGGTATTGCCGAGTCTACATATATGGCAAGTTGAAGAGGTTGATAGAGAAATCATGAAAATAAGCGAAAGAGAGGTTGTAGTAAAAAAAGTTCCTGTCAAAAAGAATGCTTATATAGTTGGGTATTTAATCACTTTTGAAGATGTAATGGAGATCAAAAACATAGAATATGAGCTTAGACGACGTATGAGAAAAACAGATCATAATGCAACATATATATTTGAAGATATTATTGGAAATAGTGATATGATCGTAAAGAATATTAATTTAGCAAAAAGATTGTCATTAAGTAGCTCAACTGTGTTAATACAAGGAGAAAGTGGAACTGGAAAGGAATTTTTTGCCCAATCTATACATAATTTCTCAAAGCGTAAAAAAGGCCCTTTTGTCGCAGTGAATTTTGCAGCATTACCTGTAAATTTGTTAGAAAGTGAATTGTTTGGGTATGAAGAAGGGGCTTTTACTGGTGCTGTTAAAGGTGGAAAGGTTGGACTTTTTGAGCTTGCTCACGGTGGATCGATCTTTCTTGATGAGATTGGAGATACTCCGCTAGAGTTGCAATCTAGATTATTAAGAGTGTTACAGGAGAAAGACGTTCGAAGAGTAGGTGGTTCAAAGCGGATTCCAATTGATGTTAGAGTAATCGCAGCAACAAACAAAGACTTAAAAGAAGAAGTAGCAAAGGGAAAGTTCCGACAAGATTTATTTTACCGAATAAATGTATTACCGTTGTACTCTCCAAGTTTAAGAGAGCGTAGAGAAGATATTCCTCTCTTATTAGCGCATTATTTAAAACGTTTTTCAAATGGGAAAAATATTCCACTAGATTGTTTTTTTGACGACGAAACGATTAGCTATTTAGTAGGTTATCATTGGCCAGGGAATGTCAGAGAATTAGTTAATGTTATTGAATATTTAGTAAACATTAAAAATCCATCTATAAGAATACAAGTTACAGACTTACCAGGGTATGTTTTGTCTGAAAGATTTGACGATTTATGTACAGAGAACGATCGTTTTATCGATGAAGACATGTTATGGCTGCTAAATAAAATTAATGAGCGTAATGGGATTGGCAGAAGAGCTCTTACTGATTTAGCGAAAAGTGAAGGAATTGATCTAGGTGAAAGCAAGATTCGTAGATTACTGAAAAAGATGTATAATTTGGAGTTAATTCATAGTTATACGGGGATGAAAGGGACTGTCGTTACAGAAAAAGGTGTAGCAACATTGTCTAGCTTAAAACTATAA